AAATCTTAGCCACCTTGCGCGGACGAATGGTTGTTTCAAGGATTTGATTTTGCGTTCCTTCGCCACAATCAAAGAGCCAGACCTCATTGATTTCGTCCAAGAGTTTCAAGGCCAAGCTGGACACGTTTCTTGCCTTGGAGGGCTGACCCGCCCCCGTACCTAAAAATTGAATTTGCATTGTTTACTTTCTAATGTTTTATATATAAAATTGCAGAGCGATCTGACCAGGCAAAATAGCGCTGACCTGAATATCCATCCGCCACTTCCAGCACTTCTTCCTGATTAAAGCCTGAAATCTTGACCAATCCTTCTGCTGTCGCCACTTGGGTCAGGAGATAGTCTGTTTCAACTTCCTCTAACTCGACGTCCTCAAAAGGATTGGCTCGCATCCAAAGCTTGCCCTCCTCCAAAAAGACGACATAGTGGGGGAAAACTTGAGCAATCTCAAATAACAAACTGTCCGTGATTTCCTCCGTCCCCTCCGAAAAGACCTGAGCCAAACCGTCCGTCGACACATAGGCAAATCCGAAAGACTTGCCTGATAAATTCAGGCGGACAAAAGGCTTGTCTTCAGCAAAGCTGGGCTCTTTTGGAAAAAGGCTCAGCTGCTGAGAAAGTGTCAGATAGTAGTCCGTCGCTTTCTCTGCTCCTTGTTTTTGGTAGATTTCCGCAAAATAGGCATTGATAACCGAAGGCGGGGGCGTGATAAAGTCTAGTTTTTGTTGGTCAGTCATATCAGCTAATTTCTTCGCCAGATAGACCTTGTCCAGACTGGTAAAGCCACCGTATTTGATTGCCAAATCAAGATAATCCGTCATAAAATTCTTCCAACTTCCATTTATTGCTGGAAGCGATATAGCCTGATACCACTTCCACATCCTCTTCGTAGGTCCGATGTTCAATCAGTGCCAAAGTGGCTAAATCATGCAATTTATAAGATTCAGCAAGTGGAACCCTGACCTCAAATCGTTCAAACATGGTCTTAATCTTGGCCAAAACCATCATTTGTATATGGCCTTTGGCATTTTTATCCTTAGCGGACAACATGACATGAGGAAACTGACTTGGAGTAAAGCTGTCATCGGTCTTGTCCAGCTTGTTGTAAAGGGCCAGACGAGGAATGTCCAGCATATCTAGGTCTTTTAGAATGTCCAAGACCACCTGCTCCTGCTCACTGTGGTTGGGGTCAGAAGCATCGATGACATGGAGCAAGAGGTCCACATTCATGGACTCCTCCAAGGTGGATTTAAAGGCAGAAATCAACTCGGTCGGCAGGTCCTGAATGAAGCCAACCGTGTCGGTCAAGGTCACGTTGAACTTGTCCGCCAAGTTAATCTGCTTGGTCGTGGCATCCAGTGTGGCAAAAAGTTCATCAGCCTCGTACTGTCGCTTGTCGGTCATGGCATTCATGATAGTGGACTTGCCAGCGTTGGTATAGCCAATCAAACCAATCTTGAAGACACCTGATTGCAGGCGGCGTTCACGGACAGTTGCTCGGTTTTTCTCCACTGTTTTGAGTTGGCGTTCGATGTCGTGAATCTGGTTGCGAATGCTTCGACG
The sequence above is a segment of the Streptococcus suis genome. Coding sequences within it:
- a CDS encoding cystathionine beta-lyase — encoded protein: MTDYLDLAIKYGGFTSLDKVYLAKKLADMTDQQKLDFITPPPSVINAYFAEIYQKQGAEKATDYYLTLSQQLSLFPKEPSFAEDKPFVRLNLSGKSFGFAYVSTDGLAQVFSEGTEEITDSLLFEIAQVFPHYVVFLEEGKLWMRANPFEDVELEEVETDYLLTQVATAEGLVKISGFNQEEVLEVADGYSGQRYFAWSDRSAILYIKH
- the hflX gene encoding GTPase HflX, producing the protein MIETQKEQERALLVGVELQQTDNFDMSMEELASLAKTAGALVKGVYTQKREKYDSKTFVGSGKLEEIAQMVEADEIDTVIVNNRLTPRQNVNLEEILGVKVIDRMQLILDIFAMRARSHEGKLQVHLAQLKYMLPRLVGQGIMLSRQAGGIGSRGPGESQLELNRRSIRNQIHDIERQLKTVEKNRATVRERRLQSGVFKIGLIGYTNAGKSTIMNAMTDKRQYEADELFATLDATTKQINLADKFNVTLTDTVGFIQDLPTELISAFKSTLEESMNVDLLLHVIDASDPNHSEQEQVVLDILKDLDMLDIPRLALYNKLDKTDDSFTPSQFPHVMLSAKDKNAKGHIQMMVLAKIKTMFERFEVRVPLAESYKLHDLATLALIEHRTYEEDVEVVSGYIASSNKWKLEEFYDGLS